One region of Syntrophobacter fumaroxidans MPOB genomic DNA includes:
- a CDS encoding acetyl ornithine aminotransferase family protein, with translation MKYPRIHTSLPGPRAAAMIALDHSFVSPSYTRLYPLVADSARGLWVSDPDGNVFLDFTAGIAVCSTGHCHPRVVQAIKEQADRLLHMSGTDFYYTPQILMAQKLASLKPVEGDAKVYFGNSGAEAVEAAFKLARRHTRRELNIAFFGAFHGRTMGALSLTASKTIQKKNYNPMVPGITHVPYPNCYRCPWGLSHPACGLACVNWLEEMLFRTTVPPEEVAAIFVEPIQGEGGYVVPPAEFHVELSKLARKYGILLVADEVQSGMGRTGNMFAMELFGVTPDIVAVAKGIASGLPLGAMIAPAQIMDWEAGSHASTFGGNPVACAAALATIQLLQESLMANARTRGAQLQQGLIELQKEIECIGDVRGRGLMIGVELVKDRATRERAGDRRNAVIQQAFRRGLLLLGCGENTIRFCPALTISEEEANVGLEIFAEALRAVEA, from the coding sequence ATGAAGTATCCCCGCATTCACACCAGCTTGCCCGGCCCCCGGGCGGCGGCCATGATCGCCCTGGACCACTCGTTCGTTTCTCCTTCCTACACACGGCTTTATCCACTGGTGGCCGATTCGGCCCGGGGTTTGTGGGTGAGTGACCCGGACGGCAATGTTTTTCTGGATTTTACGGCGGGCATCGCCGTCTGCTCGACCGGTCACTGCCACCCTCGCGTGGTGCAGGCCATCAAGGAGCAAGCCGACCGGCTGCTCCACATGTCGGGGACCGATTTTTACTATACGCCGCAGATCCTGATGGCACAGAAGCTGGCGTCCCTCAAGCCGGTGGAGGGGGATGCGAAGGTATATTTCGGCAATTCCGGAGCGGAAGCGGTGGAGGCCGCGTTCAAGCTGGCTCGCCGGCATACCCGGCGGGAGTTGAACATCGCCTTTTTCGGGGCGTTCCACGGCCGGACCATGGGCGCTCTGTCCCTGACCGCCAGCAAGACCATCCAGAAGAAGAATTACAACCCCATGGTGCCGGGCATAACCCACGTTCCGTATCCCAACTGTTACCGCTGTCCGTGGGGCCTGAGCCATCCGGCTTGCGGCCTGGCGTGCGTGAACTGGCTGGAAGAGATGCTCTTCCGAACAACGGTGCCCCCCGAGGAGGTGGCCGCGATATTCGTCGAGCCCATTCAGGGAGAAGGGGGATACGTGGTTCCGCCCGCGGAGTTCCACGTGGAACTCTCGAAACTCGCCCGCAAGTACGGCATCCTGCTGGTGGCCGATGAAGTCCAGTCGGGGATGGGGCGAACCGGGAACATGTTCGCCATGGAGCTTTTCGGCGTCACGCCCGATATCGTTGCAGTGGCCAAGGGAATCGCATCGGGCCTGCCCCTGGGGGCGATGATCGCCCCGGCGCAAATCATGGACTGGGAGGCGGGTTCCCACGCATCCACCTTCGGAGGCAACCCGGTGGCCTGCGCCGCGGCGCTGGCCACCATCCAGCTGCTGCAGGAATCCCTCATGGCCAACGCTCGAACCCGCGGCGCGCAACTGCAGCAAGGGTTGATCGAGCTTCAAAAGGAAATCGAATGCATCGGGGACGTGAGAGGTCGTGGGCTGATGATCGGAGTTGAGCTCGTCAAGGATCGCGCCACCCGGGAACGCGCCGGCGACCGGCGCAACGCCGTCATTCAGCAGGCATTCCGCAGAGGGCTCCTACTCCTCGGCTGCGGAGAAAACACCATCCGCTTCTGCCCGGCGCTCACCATCTCGGAGGAAGAAGCAAACGTCGGCCTCGAGATCTTCGCGGAAGCCCTGCGTGCCGTGGAGGCTTGA
- a CDS encoding GGDEF domain-containing protein, giving the protein MKRPMSLVDDLHAISEENLIVLTYAARLMASVTDREILLSNGMECIGDFCRGLLSAILTWDEDRGSFMVERLFADKQVLAVKLEVPLADLPAADSSVLTRAKLFALRFEGRIPLPGTSEDAPPDRCLCLPLVAAGNRLVGICTIALNGEKELTLQDMQDLRVLTTVLAVTLENALLFRQALCDGLTGTYVRRYFEIRMNEELSRLKRKGNAFSILFLDIDGFKTVNDRLGHQVGDRVLAELAQLLKSEMRQGVDVICRYGGDEFIVLMPDTDLEAALTAGERIRERCSSTSFESLPGDLGVTLSGGLASADAHHALSPDELFNRADAMLYRAKEGGGNRIVAWPGKE; this is encoded by the coding sequence ATGAAGAGGCCCATGAGTCTGGTCGACGATCTGCACGCGATATCCGAGGAAAACTTGATCGTGCTGACCTACGCGGCACGCCTGATGGCTTCCGTGACGGACCGGGAGATCCTGCTCTCCAACGGCATGGAATGCATCGGCGACTTCTGCCGCGGTCTTCTGAGCGCGATCCTGACCTGGGATGAAGACCGCGGGAGCTTCATGGTGGAACGGCTCTTCGCGGACAAACAGGTCCTCGCGGTGAAACTGGAAGTTCCCCTGGCCGATCTTCCGGCCGCCGACAGCAGCGTGTTGACCCGGGCGAAGCTCTTCGCGCTGCGTTTCGAGGGGCGGATTCCCCTGCCGGGTACCTCTGAAGACGCGCCTCCGGACCGGTGTCTGTGCCTTCCGCTCGTGGCGGCCGGCAACAGGCTGGTGGGAATCTGCACCATTGCCCTCAACGGCGAAAAAGAGCTGACACTTCAGGATATGCAGGATTTGAGGGTGCTGACGACCGTACTGGCGGTCACGCTGGAGAATGCCCTTCTCTTTCGGCAGGCCCTCTGCGACGGGTTGACGGGAACTTACGTGCGCCGGTATTTCGAGATCCGGATGAATGAGGAGCTGTCCAGGCTGAAGAGAAAGGGCAATGCATTCTCGATTCTCTTCCTGGACATCGATGGATTCAAGACGGTCAACGACCGGCTCGGTCACCAGGTGGGAGACAGGGTCCTGGCGGAACTGGCGCAACTGCTCAAGAGCGAGATGCGGCAGGGAGTGGACGTGATTTGCCGTTACGGGGGTGATGAATTCATCGTGCTCATGCCTGATACGGACCTGGAAGCGGCCCTGACGGCGGGGGAGAGAATCCGCGAACGTTGCAGCTCCACATCCTTCGAGTCTCTGCCCGGCGACCTGGGGGTCACGCTCAGCGGAGGGCTGGCGTCCGCGGATGCCCATCATGCGCTCAGCCCGGACGAGTTGTTCAACCGCGCCGATGCGATGCTTTACCGGGCGAAGGAGGGAGGCGGGAACCGCATCGTCGCATGGCCGGGCAAAGAGTGA